The genomic window GCTGAGTCCCAGACACTCAGGATGTGGGCCCCTTCACCCCACACAGAGGGGAACATGACCACCAGAAATGTGGGATCAACTTGGGACCAGAAGAAAGTTGCCAGTCAGGGCATGGAtgcccagagccagcagccacCCACGGCTCAGAGTCAGGAAGTCTGATGTGGCCTTGGCCCCATCCCACATGTCCAGAGAGACCCCTTCCCCAGATACCATCTGGAGCCAACCCCTGCTCCTTCTGATGAGACCCTCTCCCACCCTTTCCAAAGCACCACGGTCTgactccatctccctgctccttctcccactctcccccttcccctcacccCAACACCCAAGAGACAGTTCTGGAGACAGGGAagtgggaggggtgggggggtgcATCCAGTACAACCCAAACCCTAGCTACAGCCACAGGCATCAACAATCATGTCAGGGATGTCAGTCTTGACAATGTTGCTGTTGCGATCGAAGTAGAGCACGGAGAGCGGGCGGCGCCGCGTGGGCACGCAGCAGGAGTGCCCCGATGCCTGCACGTTGTTGGCTTTGACGAGGTTGAAGACAGCTGTGTGGAAAGAGGAGGCCATCCCAGGGCTGCCTGCCACATGCAGGGGGCACTGGCCCACACAGTAGTTTATCTGGTAGCCCTCGGGCTTAATGATCCAGTCATTCCAACCGATGTCACGGAAATCCACGTAGTAGTCCCTGCGGCAGCAGAGGTTGGAGTTCTGGCTGCAGCGGAGGCTCCGCTTGGCCACACGGTGTCCCGGCTCCCGCAGCTTTGCCTCGGCCACCAAGAAGGGCTGCTGGGATCGGCTGGCATCGACTATTGCCATGATATCACCCCTGTCCCCACGGCTCTCCAGTTCCAGCCGCAGGGCCCTGCGTTCTcccaaaaaaaacctctgcagggcaggcaggaggctgaAGGCACGCCAGCCACTGCCCTTAGAGCTCAGGCGCCTCTCACTCAGCAGCGTGCGATTGCCACCCACCAAATCACCTTCCCCACCAGCGAGGAAGATTCTGAGGGTGAGGCTGGACACCAGGTCTCGGGGAACTCGAAGGTAGAGCCAAAGCTGAGCCCGCAGGATGTGAATGTCCTGGTCTTGTGGACGGCTGAACTGGAACTGCAGCCCCAAGCCAGAGGGAGACATGGGctctgaggggaaaaagggatGAGGAGATGAATGAGGCAGGATGGTAGGGTGGGTAAGACTGCACATCCTGCACATCGAGGCAAATCTCTCATCTTCTTCTCAAGAAACGGCTACAAACTTTCTTCCCTTTGTCCAGACCTCAGTCTGTCCCTTGCCCTTTCTTGGGAATGCTACCAGGAAGGGGGCAGTGTTGGAATGGGGGACTATCCCACCCTGCCTGGGCACAGAGGGGGCACCTGCTATATCACCTGGCCCTTCTGGTCCTTTCCCTTTGCTTGCAGAGTGCGAGGCTGAGGAGTGTTGCCAGCTGCACCCCTATCCACCACCCTATTCCACCCCTCCTGAGGTAGCCCAAGTCCAACTGGGAGTCCCAGGCACACCAGGTTGCCCCCATCCTTCAGGAGGGGGACGGACATTGCAGCACTTCAGATAAGAAGTAAGTAAGATCCTTACTAGCCAGTGCAGAAGTAAAAGAGGGAGCAGCTTTCCTTGTTCCAGGCTGAGCTTTCTGCATCAGCAGCTCTGGACTGTCACCAGCACACAGCAGGTACAAACACTAATGATTTAATGACAGCCTGCATGGCTCCAGGCACCCTCAGCCCGCTGCAAGGAGGCAGATGGCCAAACCTCCggtcccagcagtgctgcagtgcCTCGAGGTTCAGGAGCTGCACATCCTTGAAGGTCTCCACCACCCCAAGGCAGggagaccctggcccaggggGCAGCCCAGTTGGGGTTTGCCCAGAGCCCCCCACAGTCGGGCACCGGGCACAGCCCGGCTCACTCAAGCCTCGCCGGTAGCCCCAGCCCTTAGGGGGCCACGTGTGGACGACCATGGGGGGGTCGTGCCCGGCCATTCGCAACCCCTGCGCACCCACCTGGCTCCGCGAAGCTGATGATCTCGTAGGCCCGCTCCTCGTCGTCGTCGTCGCCGTCGGGGCCCCGGCGGGCGCCTCCCGCCTGCAGCCGCCGCAGGGCGCGGGCCACGGCAGCGCGGGGCACGGCGTGGGAGAGCCTCGGCCGCTCCCGGAGCCGCAgtttctccagcagctgccGC from Calypte anna isolate BGI_N300 chromosome 33, bCalAnn1_v1.p, whole genome shotgun sequence includes these protein-coding regions:
- the INHBE gene encoding inhibin beta E chain, with protein sequence MAARGAVLWLLLAAVLCAAAEPRCPSCAAGAERRLLEEVAKRQLLEKLRLRERPRLSHAVPRAAVARALRRLQAGGARRGPDGDDDDEERAYEIISFAEPEPMSPSGLGLQFQFSRPQDQDIHILRAQLWLYLRVPRDLVSSLTLRIFLAGGEGDLVGGNRTLLSERRLSSKGSGWRAFSLLPALQRFFLGERRALRLELESRGDRGDIMAIVDASRSQQPFLVAEAKLREPGHRVAKRSLRCSQNSNLCCRRDYYVDFRDIGWNDWIIKPEGYQINYCVGQCPLHVAGSPGMASSFHTAVFNLVKANNVQASGHSCCVPTRRRPLSVLYFDRNSNIVKTDIPDMIVDACGCS